Proteins co-encoded in one Leptospiraceae bacterium genomic window:
- a CDS encoding TonB-dependent receptor, whose protein sequence is MFDLNAQEVKKANTLEVIGTSKENEVGKTKSVKSDPTGFTEVIDAEKFRGKYTSLTDVLEREAGVRVRRFGGLGSYSTLSIRGSNANQVRIYVDGVPLNNAQGGEINLSDLSFDNLEKIEIYKSGSSPGFSGSAIGGTVNLVTSKSSRKPSTRFLVSGGSLNTYKISASHNGSVNNVRYSLFTQNEKSDQNFIFRSNNGTFFNSFDNFDDRRRNAQFNRYNFTGNLSFDVGQTVITFLNDFNYRQNGIPGPGNNQTKKVEREYIRNTSSLGTNTKSFLFTNLNFDTRVFYTGVRDHLFDPLSEFSSGTPNSKADIQNYGLHLLPSLYLLNSNQILRFFVAFERETFKRDRRNRFDEIVDRSTRKFRYHTTWQIQDEIRLLDKRLILTPTIQQELYIDRFNSKDEFFRNTQNEPNKKTTQYTNYRMGLLGILYKNTENTFSFKANIARERRIPDFLELFGERGSVIGNLSLKPERSVNMDAGFIYDTAKKNIKFTTSIAYFQKNITDMILFVPNSQFSLRPENIDSASIKGVELAQNLTLFGNWKLESNYTYQKAINTSDVSYLKGKYLPLRPLHEWHGSISRRFDAFELGLENIFIGAVFKDRANEYQNYQEARWLHNLFFTYYFKRSTEEDNRELLVSFEVKNITDKRAEDIIGYPLPGRIWYGTLSGKF, encoded by the coding sequence ATATTTGATCTAAATGCTCAGGAAGTCAAAAAAGCAAATACATTGGAGGTTATTGGAACCTCCAAAGAAAATGAAGTGGGTAAAACCAAATCAGTAAAATCGGATCCTACTGGATTTACTGAAGTAATTGACGCGGAAAAATTTCGTGGAAAATACACTTCTCTCACTGATGTATTGGAAAGAGAAGCTGGAGTGCGCGTACGTCGATTTGGTGGGCTTGGTTCTTATTCTACTCTTTCTATTCGCGGGTCAAATGCAAATCAAGTCCGCATTTACGTTGACGGTGTTCCTTTGAATAACGCACAAGGTGGAGAAATAAATCTTTCCGATTTATCCTTTGATAATCTAGAAAAAATAGAAATTTATAAATCAGGATCATCACCCGGGTTCAGTGGATCAGCGATAGGCGGAACAGTAAATTTGGTAACAAGTAAAAGTTCACGCAAACCTTCTACGCGGTTTTTAGTCTCTGGCGGAAGTTTAAATACTTATAAAATAAGTGCAAGCCATAATGGAAGTGTGAATAATGTTCGTTATTCTCTATTTACTCAAAATGAAAAATCAGATCAAAATTTTATATTTCGTAGTAATAACGGAACTTTTTTTAATTCTTTTGATAATTTTGATGATAGAAGAAGAAATGCGCAATTTAATCGCTATAATTTTACTGGAAATTTGTCATTTGATGTTGGGCAAACAGTAATTACCTTCTTAAATGATTTTAACTATAGACAAAATGGAATCCCCGGACCAGGCAATAACCAAACTAAAAAAGTTGAACGAGAGTATATTCGTAATACAAGTTCTCTTGGAACCAACACAAAATCCTTTTTATTTACAAACTTAAATTTTGATACTCGTGTTTTTTATACAGGCGTTAGAGATCACTTATTCGATCCACTTTCTGAATTTTCTTCTGGGACACCAAATTCAAAGGCAGATATTCAAAATTACGGTTTACATCTGTTACCTTCATTGTATCTTCTTAATTCAAACCAAATACTAAGATTCTTTGTCGCTTTTGAGAGAGAGACATTTAAAAGAGATAGACGAAATCGGTTTGATGAAATAGTAGATAGGTCAACTCGAAAATTTCGTTACCATACTACTTGGCAAATTCAAGATGAAATTAGACTCTTAGATAAACGTTTGATCTTAACCCCAACTATTCAACAGGAACTTTATATAGATAGGTTCAATTCAAAAGATGAGTTTTTTAGAAACACACAAAATGAGCCAAATAAAAAAACAACTCAATATACAAACTACAGAATGGGGTTACTCGGCATACTCTACAAGAATACGGAAAATACATTTAGTTTTAAAGCAAATATTGCAAGGGAAAGAAGGATTCCTGATTTTCTAGAATTATTTGGAGAAAGAGGATCTGTAATTGGAAATCTTTCTCTGAAGCCGGAACGTAGTGTAAACATGGACGCAGGTTTTATTTATGATACAGCAAAAAAAAATATAAAGTTCACAACTTCCATCGCCTATTTTCAAAAAAATATTACAGATATGATTTTATTTGTTCCTAATTCTCAGTTTAGCTTACGACCGGAAAATATTGATTCTGCGAGTATTAAAGGAGTTGAGTTAGCTCAGAATTTAACTCTATTCGGAAATTGGAAATTGGAATCTAATTACACCTATCAAAAAGCCATCAATACTTCTGATGTAAGTTATTTAAAGGGAAAGTACCTTCCGCTTCGTCCTCTCCATGAGTGGCATGGAAGCATTAGCCGCCGTTTTGATGCATTTGAGTTAGGTCTAGAAAATATTTTTATCGGAGCAGTTTTTAAAGACCGCGCCAATGAATACCAAAACTACCAAGAGGCTCGTTGGCTTCACAATCTATTTTTTACTTACTACTTTAAGCGATCTACTGAAGAGGATAATCGAGAGTTGCTTGTTTCCTTTGAAGTAAAAAATATTACTGACAAACGAGCTGAGGATATTATCGGGTATCCACTTCCTGGTAGAATTTGGTATGGGACTTTGAGTGGTAAATTTTAA
- a CDS encoding DinB family protein yields the protein MKEELIKAYTKVTHVLGYASTGLTKEDLLATPGPGLWSLAEVILHIADCDLVFSDRIKRVIAEDNPTLLAFDENKWKENLSYKPENVPAVVRLFTANREYISSILQNISEGDLKRTGIHSQAGPLTLEVIIKKANSHFDHHMKFLYAKRTNLDKPIGEIYST from the coding sequence ATGAAAGAAGAATTAATTAAAGCTTACACAAAAGTAACGCACGTATTAGGTTATGCCAGCACAGGTTTAACAAAAGAAGACTTACTCGCAACTCCCGGCCCCGGTCTTTGGAGTTTGGCAGAAGTTATTCTTCATATCGCAGATTGTGATTTAGTGTTTAGTGACCGAATCAAACGTGTTATCGCAGAAGACAATCCGACTCTTCTCGCATTTGATGAAAATAAATGGAAGGAAAATCTTTCTTACAAGCCAGAAAATGTTCCAGCCGTAGTTCGTCTATTTACGGCAAATAGAGAATATATCTCTTCCATTTTACAAAACATTTCGGAAGGCGATTTAAAACGAACTGGGATTCATTCACAGGCGGGACCATTAACTCTTGAAGTGATTATCAAAAAAGCAAACTCTCATTTTGATCACCATATGAAATTTCTTTATGCTAAACGTACTAATCTAGATAAGCCGATAGGAGAAATATATAGTACATAG
- a CDS encoding adenosine deaminase produces MGLLDLHNHLYGSLTAETLFEIGKRNPKPRWNLFTDLYEKLYGKVFRTENFFRDYSDLSRFQDLYFFNKPAPFIEFQSKFNLIIALSKFDEEEIKFVAKEVVLEHATQGVEFAEYRIMYAPNATKEIYFSKTLAACEGLRLGELASQSKIQAKTILSLHRDGNFQEQYKWLKELLAESDLVRKYLVGIDFCFIEEGFPPCDKKFFFEKVLEDNEKNPHLALSILYHVGESYADKTPKSAVRWVGESAIWGAHRLGHCIALGINPETFANKNIYETAKERIEQIKFEIQNYEKLKPFGVTSDYSKLKQELELLIHKNPEEKILFTINKKYIDELNTFQEFTMTLIRDESKSVIECCPTSNILIGMIPDWKQHPIRRFVDHNLRVTISSDDPGIFDTSLQKEYEIAANSGLSVDELEKIKNISNLYTSEKLTGKIQ; encoded by the coding sequence ATGGGACTATTGGATTTGCACAATCATCTTTACGGATCGCTAACAGCAGAAACTCTTTTCGAAATTGGGAAAAGAAATCCAAAGCCCAGATGGAATTTATTCACTGATCTTTATGAAAAACTATATGGAAAAGTGTTTAGAACTGAAAACTTTTTTCGGGATTATAGTGATTTATCCCGTTTTCAGGACTTATACTTTTTTAATAAACCTGCTCCTTTTATAGAGTTTCAATCCAAATTTAATTTAATTATTGCACTAAGTAAATTTGATGAAGAAGAAATTAAATTTGTTGCAAAAGAAGTCGTATTAGAACACGCAACACAGGGTGTAGAATTTGCTGAGTATAGAATCATGTATGCACCTAACGCAACTAAAGAAATTTATTTTTCAAAAACACTAGCAGCTTGCGAAGGTTTGCGATTAGGTGAATTAGCTTCTCAGAGTAAAATCCAAGCGAAAACAATCCTCTCCCTTCATCGCGACGGAAATTTTCAAGAACAATACAAATGGTTAAAGGAATTACTTGCAGAAAGTGATTTAGTCAGGAAATATTTAGTCGGAATTGATTTTTGCTTTATTGAAGAAGGATTTCCACCTTGTGATAAAAAATTTTTTTTTGAAAAAGTTTTAGAGGATAATGAAAAAAATCCCCATTTAGCACTTTCGATTTTATACCATGTTGGAGAAAGTTATGCGGATAAGACTCCTAAGTCGGCAGTTCGTTGGGTAGGCGAATCTGCTATTTGGGGTGCGCATAGACTTGGACATTGTATTGCACTTGGAATTAATCCGGAAACTTTTGCAAATAAAAATATTTACGAAACAGCAAAAGAAAGAATCGAGCAAATTAAATTCGAAATTCAAAATTATGAAAAATTAAAACCTTTTGGGGTTACGAGTGATTATTCAAAATTGAAACAGGAATTAGAATTACTTATTCATAAAAACCCAGAGGAAAAAATTCTATTCACAATTAATAAAAAATACATTGATGAACTAAATACATTTCAGGAATTTACAATGACTTTGATTCGAGACGAATCCAAATCTGTAATTGAATGTTGCCCAACTTCGAATATACTTATAGGTATGATTCCTGATTGGAAACAGCATCCAATTCGAAGATTTGTAGATCATAATTTACGAGTAACTATTTCCAGTGACGATCCCGGAATTTTTGATACTTCATTACAAAAAGAGTATGAAATAGCGGCTAATTCTGGATTATCCGTTGACGAATTAGAAAAAATAAAAAATATATCTAATTTATATACATCAGAAAAACTAACAGGAAAAATACAATGA
- a CDS encoding AtpZ/AtpI family protein — protein MEFAFIFVGSVLLGNYLDNKFESSPWGLLALAVIGFSFSIYYIIHRANKLNSDNENNIKK, from the coding sequence ATGGAGTTTGCGTTTATATTCGTAGGCTCTGTTCTCTTAGGAAATTATTTAGATAATAAATTTGAATCATCTCCTTGGGGTTTACTAGCATTAGCCGTTATAGGTTTTTCTTTCTCCATTTATTATATAATACATCGAGCTAATAAATTAAATTCTGATAACGAGAATAATATCAAAAAATGA
- a CDS encoding GNAT family N-acetyltransferase — translation MNDSKLRVIKINQSNVELVFPLFAKYRKFYEVESHPINEQEFLKRRIEKNESKIFIVQSGEESIGFTQLYPSFSSLSLKSVWILNDLYVEEQYRKQGVGKMLLDAAKNFAIQTKSKGLTLTTGIENTVAQSLYEKYGFIRNDHFYEYFLFF, via the coding sequence ATGAACGATTCTAAATTGAGAGTAATCAAAATTAATCAATCAAACGTTGAACTTGTATTTCCTTTGTTTGCAAAATACAGAAAGTTCTATGAAGTAGAGTCTCATCCAATAAACGAACAAGAATTTTTAAAACGTAGAATCGAAAAGAATGAATCTAAAATATTCATCGTACAAAGTGGAGAGGAATCGATTGGTTTTACACAACTTTATCCTTCTTTTTCTTCTTTATCTTTAAAATCAGTTTGGATTTTAAATGATTTGTATGTCGAAGAACAATACCGAAAACAAGGTGTTGGTAAAATGTTATTAGATGCTGCAAAAAATTTTGCCATTCAGACAAAAAGTAAGGGACTTACTTTGACCACAGGAATTGAAAATACGGTTGCACAAAGTCTGTATGAAAAATATGGTTTTATTCGGAACGATCATTTTTACGAATATTTTCTATTTTTCTAA
- a CDS encoding nuclear transport factor 2 family protein produces the protein MSLEDNKQIVRNYFELINKKENQKAFELLSEDLNWWIIGKAKVSGVKDKRLITVGFKMIQRAFESFQFILYEFTAEENRVAVTAESKGKHSSGKDYNNHYHFLFTIENGKIAKVKEYLDTEHAIWIENG, from the coding sequence ATGAGTCTAGAGGACAACAAACAAATCGTACGCAATTATTTTGAACTCATCAATAAAAAAGAAAATCAAAAAGCATTCGAATTACTCAGTGAAGACTTGAACTGGTGGATTATCGGCAAAGCAAAAGTATCCGGTGTGAAAGATAAACGCCTCATCACTGTTGGATTTAAAATGATTCAACGTGCATTTGAGTCATTTCAATTTATACTTTATGAATTTACAGCAGAAGAAAACCGCGTAGCAGTCACTGCTGAGTCTAAGGGCAAACATTCCAGTGGTAAAGATTATAATAATCACTACCATTTTCTATTTACAATTGAAAATGGGAAAATTGCAAAGGTAAAAGAATACTTAGATACGGAACATGCAATATGGATTGAAAATGGTTAA